A single window of Penaeus vannamei isolate JL-2024 chromosome 24, ASM4276789v1, whole genome shotgun sequence DNA harbors:
- the LOC138866090 gene encoding protein starmaker-like, producing MNTFLNIRTSYNSGLGVAMSIYVPCSFSLQNLLPWRTNLEHRLFIRAKVLASSMQTKVYDDYQDVTSNEDTVYKDDYQDDDYQDVTSSKDTVYKDDYQDGTSHKDTVYKDDYQDDTVYKDDYQDVTSNKDTVYKDDYQDVTFNKDTVYKDEYQDVTSHKDTVYKDDYQDDVTSNKDTVYKDDYQDVTFNKDTAYKDDYQDVTSHKDTVYKDDYQDDDYQDVTSNKDTVYKDDYQDVTSHKDTVFKDDYQDVTSHKDTVFKDDYQDVTSNKDTVYKDDYQDDDYQDVTSHKDTVYKDDYQDVTSHKDTVFKDDYQDVTSNKDTVYKDDHQDDDYQDVTSHKDTVYKDDYQDVTSHKDTVFKDDYQDVTSNKDTVYKDDYQDDDYQDVTFNKDTVYKDDYQDDDYQDVTSNKDTVYKDDYQDDDYQDVTFNKDTVYKDDYQDDDYQDVTSHKDTVFKDDYQDVTFNKDTVYKDDYQDDDYQDVASNKDTVYKDDYQDVTSNKDTALLR from the exons ATGAACACATTCCTTAATATTCGCACATCATATAATTCTGGACTAGGCGTTGCAATGTCCATTTATGTTCCATGTTCGTTTTCGTTGCAGAATCTACTTCC TTGGAGAACAAATCTTGAACATCGATTGTTTATACGGGCGAAAGTTCTAGCTAGTTCTATGCAAACCAAAGTTTAT gatgactatcaggatgtaacttctaatgaggatactgtttataaggatgactatcaggat gatgactatcaggatgtaacttctagtaaggatactgtttataaggatgactatcaggatggaACTTCTcataaggatactgtttataaggatgactatcaggat gatactgtttataaggatgactatcaggatgtgacttctaataaggatactgtttataaggatgattATCAGGATGTGACTTttaataaggatactgtttataaggatgaatatcaggatgtaacttctcataaggatactgtttataaggatgactatcaggat gatgtaacttctaataaggatactgtttataaggatgactatcaggatgtaactttTAATAAGGATACTgcttataaggatgactatcaggatgtaacttctcataaggatactgtttataaggatgactatcaggat gatgactatcaggatgtaacttctaataaggatactgtttataaggatgactatcaggatgtaacttctcaTAAGGATACTGTTtttaaggatgactatcaggatgtaacttctcaTAAGGATACTGTTtttaaggatgactatcaggatgtaacttctaataaggatactgtttataaggatgactatcaggat gatgactatcaggatgtaacttctcataaggatactgtttataaggatgactatcaggatgtaacttctcaTAAGGATACTGTTtttaaggatgactatcaggatgtaacttctaataaggatactgtttataaggatgaccatcaggat gatgactatcaggatgtaacttctcataaggatactgtttataaggatgactatcaggatgtaacttctcaTAAGGATACTGTTtttaaggatgactatcaggatgtaacttctaataaggatactgtttataaggatgactatcaggat gatgactatcaggatgtaacttttaataaggatactgtttataaggatgactatcaggat gatgactatcaggatgtaacttctaataaggatactgtttataaggatgactatcaggat gatgactatcaggatgtgacttttaataaggatactgtttataaggatgactatcaggat gatgactatcaggatgtaacttctcaTAAGGATACTGTTtttaaggatgactatcaggatgtgacttttaataaggatactgtttataaggatgactatcaggat gatgactatcaggatgtagcttctaataaggatactgtttataaggatgactatcaggatgtaacttctaataAGGATACTGCTTTATTAAGATGA